In Fragaria vesca subsp. vesca linkage group LG1, FraVesHawaii_1.0, whole genome shotgun sequence, the sequence TCACGCGATAGACTTGGTGGCCGGATTCATACCGATTACTCGTTTGGTTGTCCAGTAGATATGGGAGCATCATGGTAAACTCATCTCTCGTTTACTTTTATTATACTTCAGTTTGATGGTTGTATATCTCATAAGCAAATCCTCATGAGCAGTGGTGTGGTTCCTAATTTCATGTCGATCACAAAAACTATAAACTTTGAAACATGATCACTAGTGAATTAGTTCCTTTTGGATCTGTTGTCTCCTTAACTTGTTAACTGATATATTTTAAATAGGATAAATATACTTGAACCTTGAGTTGACAACTTATTCATATATGACAAAGGATGCTTCCAAAGTGAATTGAGAGAGAGAGGGTAGTTAAATAGACAGATGCAATGTAATAAGATTAATTGATGTTCTCTCTCTCTCTCTCTCTCTCAAACCATATGTTTGCTTTTGTTGTTTCTGACAGATATTTTCTTTTTGTTGAAAGACCTCACATGTAGCTTGTGCTTTGCATTTGAAAAGTGGAAAGCAATCACCTTATGTTAATTTCTTAATAACTAATTTTGTTTTCAATATATTCCAGGCTACATGGTGTTTGCAATGAAAATCCCTTGGCTCCACTTATACGTCGTCTAGGACTTACTTTATATCGTACTAGCGGCGACAACTCTGTGTTGTATGATCATGATTTGGAAAGGTACAATTTCATTTTTTTGGAACACATATGAGGTTTATGTGTTTAATAGTGTTCATCACATAATATTATTTGGAACAAAAAAATAAATTGGGGTGTTAATCTAAAATGTAGGAGAACAAAGTGGTATGCATGGTTTTTAATTTTTTTTTTTTTTTTTTTCACACTTCAAACTAGAATCTTCCAGCACATCAAGCATTGATAATTCAAGTATAAATTCAATTTGAACTGTTGTGCTGAATGTCTGAATGTCGTTTTAGCTTTGCGCTTTTCAATATAGACGGCAAACAAGTTCCTCAGCAGATGGTCGTTGAAGTTGGTGACGTATTCAAGAGAATTCTCACCGAGGTACCTACTTTTGACGAACATTCCTAGTGAATATTTTTCATTTTTGTGAGTTACGAGCCTGGCTCTTTCAAACTAACCTTTGTTTTGGTTTCTGTAGACAGAGAAAGTGAGGAATGAAAATACTGATGACATGTCTGTTCACCAAGCAATATTGATTGTGTTGGATAGGCATCCAGAGCTAAGGTATTATAAACAGAAGAAACTAATAGACATTTTACTGCATGATGCTTCAATTGTTGAATCTTAATTCTGTTGCTGACTACCTTCCAACTGCTGCAGACAAAAAGGACTCGCTGAATCAGTGTTGCAATGGTACATGTGTCGAATGGAAGCATGGTTTGCTGCAGATGCAGATATGATATCACTGAAAAACTGGGATCAGGTAGAGTACTGTCTAAATTTTTGTTAGACACTCTCCTGGATTGACCATACAGTTATTATGTCCAAAGATCATAGAAATGCCTCTTTCTATTATTTTTTAGGATGTAAAAGACTAGTATTTTACCCCATGACTGTGTAGAGTAAGGAGACTGCTTGCAATACATTGACAAAAGGATATACAGAAAACAACTTATGATAGTGTGCTGTCTACTTGTCTGACACGAAGTTTGAATTGGTTGGAATCTTTACAGTTCCTTTGAAACTGATTCTCCCTCTTTTGTTCTCCCAAATTTGCTCCTACATTGTGGTGCCAAATATGAAATCATATCATTGTCAGGCATATGAGAATAACTGTTTTTGTTCTAATGGCCTTAGAGTTTGTACTGATGAGCAAGACTATTGACACCTCTCTGAGTTTCCATTTTCTTTCTGCCAACATCAATATATTATATAAATAACCCCTCTTTTCTAACACTGCTGTTGATGAATCATCGACCATAATGTATGTATTTCTGTGCAGTTCATATTCTTATTCTTAATCACTTGATATAACTTTGATGGATTTTTTTGTATCACAAACACCACATGATGTGGCGGTAACTTGGCACTTAAACATTTGTGTATACGATGTCGTGTCTTTCCAAAATCACATGAACTGACTTCTCAAAATCACATGAAAAGCCTCCTAACGTTAGTTTAGAGGTGCTACAAGAACATGATGTGTATTTCTGTTTATTGGGAATTTCTTGTTGGATGCATAACTGTCAGCTAGAACCTTCAAGTTATCTATTGGTGAGGACTTACACAGCTGTCGGTTCCTCTTGTCGTACAGGAGCATGTTCTCACTGGTGGTCATGGACTTATGGTGGAAGGTTATGATCCCATAATAAAGACTCTTGCAAAAGATATCGATGTGCGATTGAGTCACAGGTACTTACCTGTCCCATAACTTAACATGCATTTACACATCTTGTTTGAGCGAATGGAAGAAGAAAGAAGCTATTGTAGTATACTTTAGAATCATAAGAGATTACATGTAAAGAATGATTACTTGACCGAAGAACCACCTCTTCATCCCCTGCTCCCTCAAAAATACAGCACTTCTACCTAGCAGCAGACCAGACCTCAATACTACCACCTGTGTTTTACTTAATCATCAAAACTATGTGCCAGTGTGGCATTTAACCTCTTCCTCATTTCTGAGAACTTTACTTATTCATATATTTGGATGATGATCTAGCACCTAATGCTCAATTAATGTATAAAAGAATTGAAATTCTAATGAGTGATATTGGCACCCCATTTTGCAAACTACTCTCCATGAGTGTTTTCTTCACCACAGACACGTGCATAACAAAAGAAAGGGGTGTGTGGTTTGCAAAAGAAAAAAAGAGGATTCCCACAGACGGCGCCAACTGTTATGGTGAAAATTAGGGTGAAGGATTTAAGTAAGGAAAAGAATAATCATTCTGATTTGGGCTGACCCTTTTATTCTGATTGAGTTCTCTGCTTGCAAGTTTGTATTAAGTATCCTATTGTGAACATATCCTTTTTTTAGATTCAGACATGCAAACAGATCAACAAATATGAACTCTGGGAAGAATCAAGTTTAACTCTTTTGTGGATGTTTTCTGTTTGGGCTGAACTCTACTGTATATTATGAGCAGGGTCACAAAGATATCAAATGGTTGTAATAGGGTGATGCTTACAACTGAAGACGGCAGAATCTTCATTGCAGATGCGGTCATCATAACTGTACCTCTAGGGGTTCTTAAAGCCAAGTTGATTGAGTTTGAACCAACCTTACCTGAGTGGAAAATGTCTGCGATTTCTGATCTTGGGGTGGGCAATGAAAATAAAATTGCCTTACGATTTAATAAAGTTTTCTGGCCGAATGTTGAGCTCTTAGGGGTTGTTGCACCTTCTTCTTATGGATGCGCTTATTTTCTTAATCTTCACAAGACAACGGGGCAACCTGTGCTAGTCTATATGTGTGCTGGAAGGTTTGCCTATGACCTTGAACAAGAAGATGATGTTAAAGCTGTTGAATTTGTGACAGAGCAGCTCAAGAAGATGTTACCTGAAGCAACTGATCCAGTAAGTAAATTTATTTTCAGATATTTTCTCACTTTTGGTGAATCAATGTATCATGCCAACCTTGTAATTATAGTGTCAAATGTAAATGGACATTCTTTGTCCATAATGGTGATCTGTAGTTGATTGATGTTGAACCCAAAGACTTACAGTTGATTGGTCGTGTTACAGGTTCAATATCTTGTATCACATTGGGGAACAGACCTGAATTCCCTTGGATGTTACTCTTTGGATTTGGTTGGAAAGCCGGCAGATATATACGAGAGGCTCCGAGCACCCTTGGGTAATCTTTTCTTTGGAGGGGAAGCTGTTAGCATGGACCATCAAGGATCTGTACATGGGG encodes:
- the LOC101293234 gene encoding probable polyamine oxidase 4-like — translated: MDPKDPFFTDLIVGSVSSHIERQHNALSWPSVIVVGGGISGVAAARVLHDASFKVTLLESRDRLGGRIHTDYSFGCPVDMGASWLHGVCNENPLAPLIRRLGLTLYRTSGDNSVLYDHDLESFALFNIDGKQVPQQMVVEVGDVFKRILTETEKVRNENTDDMSVHQAILIVLDRHPELRQKGLAESVLQWYMCRMEAWFAADADMISLKNWDQEHVLTGGHGLMVEGYDPIIKTLAKDIDVRLSHRVTKISNGCNRVMLTTEDGRIFIADAVIITVPLGVLKAKLIEFEPTLPEWKMSAISDLGVGNENKIALRFNKVFWPNVELLGVVAPSSYGCAYFLNLHKTTGQPVLVYMCAGRFAYDLEQEDDVKAVEFVTEQLKKMLPEATDPVQYLVSHWGTDLNSLGCYSLDLVGKPADIYERLRAPLGNLFFGGEAVSMDHQGSVHGAYAAGVMAAENCQNHLLEKLGRLEKLQRVYAGDEVLEAIVPLQISRI